The following proteins come from a genomic window of Flavobacterium crocinum:
- a CDS encoding acyltransferase family protein: MRVEQLTFTRFIAAVLIVIFHYGEKSFLFNNPYLEFITKSSAVFVSYFFMLSGFVMIIAYHDKTKVSAFEYLKNRLARIYPLYLLGVLLVLVVLILNNKANWGDFLLNVTMIQSWVPEKALTINTPGWSLSVEMFFYVLFPFLFNVIYNKVSFKKISILILVFWIVSQIVFQIMFLKPIMNFPLSIKDLSYFPLLHLNEFLIGNLAAIYYINNCGYQRNFDLAILIVIILIIIALKFPTGFNYHNGLLAVLFIPLILLLSLNTGKLTTILRNRTLVFLGEISFGIYLLQYPVWLWVSDYRLRKYFQLDLKEDPTLAFLVRFVILFLAACLSYKFFELPSRNKIKDIKA, from the coding sequence ATGAGGGTAGAACAATTAACTTTTACGAGATTCATTGCAGCAGTATTAATAGTCATTTTTCATTATGGTGAAAAATCATTTCTTTTCAATAATCCATATTTGGAATTTATAACTAAATCGTCAGCTGTTTTTGTTAGTTATTTTTTTATGTTATCAGGTTTTGTGATGATAATTGCTTATCATGATAAAACGAAAGTCAGTGCATTTGAATACTTAAAAAATAGATTAGCTCGTATTTATCCTCTTTACTTGTTAGGGGTTCTGCTTGTGCTTGTAGTTTTAATTTTAAATAATAAAGCTAATTGGGGAGATTTTCTTTTGAATGTAACTATGATTCAGTCCTGGGTCCCTGAAAAGGCTCTTACCATAAATACGCCGGGTTGGTCTCTTTCAGTAGAAATGTTCTTTTATGTTTTGTTCCCATTTTTATTTAATGTAATATACAATAAAGTCAGTTTTAAGAAAATTTCGATATTAATTCTTGTGTTTTGGATTGTAAGTCAAATAGTGTTTCAGATAATGTTTTTGAAACCTATAATGAATTTTCCATTAAGTATTAAAGATTTGAGTTATTTTCCGCTATTACATCTAAATGAATTTTTAATTGGAAACTTAGCGGCAATTTACTATATCAATAATTGTGGCTATCAACGAAACTTCGACTTAGCTATTTTAATTGTAATTATTTTAATTATAATAGCTTTAAAATTTCCAACAGGATTCAATTATCATAATGGTCTGTTGGCTGTGCTTTTTATACCATTGATTCTGCTTTTATCGCTTAATACAGGAAAGCTGACAACTATTTTAAGAAATAGAACTCTTGTGTTTTTGGGAGAAATTAGTTTTGGAATTTACCTTTTACAATATCCTGTTTGGTTATGGGTAAGTGATTATAGGCTGCGCAAATATTTTCAACTTGATTTGAAAGAAGATCCTACTTTGGCTTTTCTCGTGAGGTTTGTGATTTTGTTTTTGGCAGCTTGTCTTTCGTATAAATTTTTTGAGCTTCCATCGAGAAATAAAATTAAAGATATAAAGGCTTGA